In Streptomyces puniciscabiei, a single genomic region encodes these proteins:
- a CDS encoding TetR/AcrR family transcriptional regulator: protein MPLTEAGIYAAALRLIDEDGVEALTMRKLATALDANPMSLYHHVPNKEAVLRGVTRMVGAQFRTVTLEDAPWQERIRLLATDFRTLAHRHPKLLAYSFSHQPDFIQPDDPFWTALTAIVAAAGVPQSEVSEIAALMVAVVIGVLTAELNGALHQWSTLKSHGPEADEEGAADADPGSASAAPEGPDQDHMFRLVMDTLITGLEGRLTAGRDGRHAGH from the coding sequence GTGCCTCTGACCGAGGCCGGGATCTACGCCGCCGCCCTGCGGCTCATCGACGAGGACGGGGTCGAGGCGCTCACCATGCGCAAACTCGCCACCGCGCTCGACGCGAACCCGATGTCGCTGTACCACCACGTGCCGAACAAGGAAGCCGTGCTGCGCGGCGTGACGAGAATGGTCGGAGCGCAGTTCCGCACCGTGACACTGGAGGACGCGCCCTGGCAGGAGCGGATCCGCCTGCTCGCCACGGACTTCCGGACCCTGGCGCACCGTCACCCGAAGCTGCTGGCGTACTCGTTCAGCCACCAGCCGGACTTCATCCAGCCCGACGACCCGTTCTGGACCGCCCTCACCGCCATCGTGGCCGCTGCCGGTGTGCCGCAGTCAGAGGTCTCGGAGATCGCCGCGCTGATGGTCGCCGTCGTCATCGGTGTCCTCACCGCAGAACTCAACGGCGCTCTCCACCAGTGGTCGACCCTCAAGTCCCACGGCCCTGAAGCCGACGAGGAGGGGGCCGCGGACGCAGACCCTGGCTCTGCGAGTGCGGCCCCTGAAGGCCCTGACCAGGACCACATGTTCCGTCTCGTGATGGACACGCTGATCACGGGCCTGGAAGGCCGCCTCACCGCCGGTCGTGACGGCCGGCACGCCGGCCATTGA